DNA sequence from the Thalassotalea sp. 273M-4 genome:
CGCTTTGCTCTGGTAACACCAGTTTTAACACGCTGGCACAAGACTTACATTTTATTTCACGCCCCGCCATCACTTTTTTGATCACCGCTTTTTGATCATTAAAGGATTTCGCGGTCATCTTATTAATTTTACTAAAATCAACTGCTGTCATACTACTTCCGAGGTGTTGCTATCACATTTTATTATCCACGAGGAGGACAATACCAGCCATCATAGATGCCATCAAATCTTTTTGCTTGGGTTTCTAATAATTGCTGATAAGCCATAATATTGTCATAGCTGGCTGGCATTTCAGGGTACGCTGTTATCTCCCAAGGATGCTCTGGGTTTTCAAGGTAAGGGCAAAACGATAACTTTTGGTTGTTTACCAGCAAAATATTACCAAACTTTAACGCCTTTTCTTGCGAGGGAAATATAACAGAAAATTGAATTTCACGAGGTCTTTGCAAATCATCACCATCTAGTTCCATGCTCCAAAGCATGTTGCCATTTGGGTCTATGGGAAATTTGGTTGTGTCTCTTAGCACCGGGTACCATCCTTTATCAAATAAAAAGCATTACTATTCAAGTTTAGCAGTAATATTTAGTTTTGTTGAACCGCCTGCTTGACCCGAAATAAGGTAAATACTTCGCCACTAACAAGGTGTTGATATTTGAATACCTCTTCACTTAACTCAATGATTTTATAGGCATGATAGTTTTCTTCATCTTCCATATCGGCCGCATAATGCTTGCCATCAACGACCTCTTCTTCGGTGATTGTAAAGTGAATATCACCAACCAATCCCCAACTGCCAATTTCACTGACTTGCTCGCTTAAATGCCCATCTAAATGGAAGGTATAGAAGGTAAATAGAAAGCGACCATCAATGCTCATTTCAGCCAATTCGCTGTAGCTGTGCTCACCATCTTTGCCGCCACGATGCCATTTACCGACTAATAAACTTCGATGATACATATTCTTTTTCCTAAGCTCTAAGCTGACTTTTAAGCAGATTAACAAAACTGACGAAAAGATGTTGGTTAAAAACCGAAAAAACACGCTAAATTGCATGTTTTCTGGGTTATTGAGTTGATTTGAGCAATCAAACTTAGTGATAATCTACCCACAATAAATCAACAATACCCGATTATGTTTCAAATTCAGTTTAACCGACTCACCTCTTTGCTTGCTGCTACGCTGTTATGCATAGGCTTAAACGCTTACGCAAACGAGACAAAGCGAGCTTTAACCCTGCCCGATATTATGCAGTTTAACCACATCGAGAACGCCACCATCAGTGATGATGGCAAATGGATATCTTATTTAACCAAACAAGATCGTGGTAACAGTGTTTTTCATCTACAAGCGGTTGAGGGCACTGAGCATTTTAAGATTGACCATGGTATTAAAGGCACGTTAAGCAAAGATGGACGTTATTTAGCGGTTGAAGTAAGCCAAGATTTACTGACCAAAGAGCAAGCCACTGAGAAAGAAAAAAAGGCCTTTTTAAACGATTTGGTGGTGATTGATTTAGCCACCGCTAAGGAGCAAAAATTTAACGCCATTGAAGCGTATGCCCTTAGCGATGTAGCGGGTTTTATCGCCTTTACTCAAAAGCGTGACCACAGCAAAAAACCAGAAGATGCGTCAGAGCAAGAGCAAACTAATCATGAGCCCGCACAAGACAAACCTGAGCAAGAAGCATTATTTAACAGCAAACGTATAGGCTACGATTTAACCTTGGTGAACTTAGCAAACCAATGGCAAAACAAAATTAATGATGTTGATGCGTTTGCCTTTTCTCCTGTCGATAACTTGCTGGTATACAGCCAATCAACCGAACACGGTAACTTAAACGGTTTGTTTGCGCTTAACTTAAGCAAAGAAACTAACAAAGCAACCGACAAAGCCGTAGATGCCAGTGTAGAGCTGCAACCAAGTCAAATTTTGGCTTTAAACAACAGCAGTTTTGAACATTTAAGTTTTAGTCATAACGGCCGTTACTTAGCGTTTTTACAAGGCGACTTTAGCCATAAAATTAAAACCCGTGAGCACAATTTACACCTTTGGTCGGTGCCCACCAAAACGCTAAAAAACATCGCGTATGACAGCGCTAACTGGTTTATCTCTAATGTCAACAAACTGACTTGGAGCCAAGATAATGAGCGTTTGTTTTTTGGTTTTAAAGCGCAACAAGCCAAGCCAGTCACTGTCGATACCAACATAGCGTCTGAAGAAGATTTATATGATACAAAAAAAATGGTTGCTAAGCGTAATTTACAAATTTGGCACGGTGACGATGCGCTGATAAAAACCAATGAAAAGCATCAATTAAAACAAGATAAAAAGCATTTTTATACCGCCGTCTATCACCTTGACGATGATCGTTTAGTACACTTAGCCGATAAACAAGTAAGGCAGGTTAAAGCCAGCAATAATAGCCACGCGGTTATTGGCTCTAGCGACTTAAATTACCGTAAGTTACGCACATGGGAAGGCTTTTTTAATGACTATTATGTGATTGACTTAGAAGATGGTCGTAAAACCCAAATCGCCGAAAAATTAGCAAGTAGGCAGGTAAAACTGGACGATTCGGGTCGATATGCGGCGTTTTATCAAGACGGCGATATTTGGGCTTACGATGTTAAGCGTCAAAAGCGCATCAACTTAACCCAAGACTTAGCCACACAATTTGCCAATGAAGATCATGATTACCCAAGCAAACCACCAGGTTATGGTATTGCTGGTTGGGTTAAAGGTCAGGATGCGGTTTTGGCGTACGACAAATTCGACATTTGGTGGCTTAGTCTTAACCCGAAAGAATCAACGTGTTTAACCTGCGACATGGGCCGGGTCAACGCATTACAGTTTCGCATTAATGACTTTGATAAAGAGCAAGACTTTTTCAAACCAGACGCCACCTTATTATTAACAAGCTACAATGATGAGGCTAAAAATTATGGTTTTTACTCGCTGAGTCTAGATAACCATACATTAACCAAGTTACGTGAAGAAAATAAAAAGTTTCGTTTTATCGCCAAAGCAAAAGAGAGCGACACATTATTATTTACTCGAGAAGACTTTAACGAATACCCAGATCTTTGGGTATCGGATTTAAACCCTGCGAACGGGGTAAAGCTCACGGCGGTTAACCCACAAAAAGAGCAATTCTTATGGGGCCAAGCTGAACTTGTGCAGTGGCACTCTTCGATGGGCGTAAAACACCAAGGGGTATTAATTAAGCCGGCAAACTATGTTGAAGGGGTTAAATACCCTGTTGTTGTATATTACTACCGTAAGTTCTCGCAGCGCCTATACGAGTTTAACCAAATGAAGGTTAATCATCGCCCTAATTTCCCTTATTACAGTTCAAATGGCTATGCCATTTTCTTACCCGATGTACATTTTGAAGTAGGTACGCCCGGCCACTCTACCAATAAGTCCATTTTACCGGGGATCCAAAAAATCATCGACATGGGGGTTGCCGATAAAAACGCCATAGGTTTACATGGGCACAGTTGGAGTGGCTATCAGACGTTGCATGCCATTACTCAAACCGATGTTTTTGCCGCAGCGGTTTCTGGGGCTCCGGTATCGAATATGACCAGTGCCTATTCTGGCATTCGCTTAGGTACCGGGCTTGCGAGACAGTTTCAATATGAACAAGGTCAGTCTCGTATTGGCGCCAGCTTATTTGAGCGACGTGATTTGTATATTGAAAACTCACCGGTATTTTTTGCTGACAGGATCAATACCCCGTTGTTGATCCAATTTGGTGATATTGATGATGCCGTACCGTGGCAACAAGGCATAGAAATGTACTTGGCCATGCGCCGACTCAATAAAAACGTTATTATGCTGCAATATGAGGGTGAGCCTCATCACTTGAAGAAATACCCAAATAAAGTTGATTATTCTATTAAGATGAAAGAATACTTTGATCATTATTTAAAAGGTAAACCTGCGCCACTTTGGATGACAGAAGGCGAACCTTATCAACAAGCTAAGCAAGATTAACAACAGCAAAACCGCCAGCTATCTGGCGGTTTTTATTTTGCCAAAAAATAAATAGGCCGAGTCAATTTAACCTGACACATCATGCCTTAATAGCGAAAAGAGCATGCGATAATCGCGCATATTGTGGCGCCCAATACGGCTCTAAATGCAACTGTAAATGCGACTTTAAATTCGGCTCTTTGTCGAAGCAATGTGGATGTTTTACAGACGTTTAGTCAAGCTTACAAAAGGGCTATAACGCGCTTTTTTAATTCGCAGATTCAATCCGTAATTTCAATACGTATGGTAGGAAGTTTATGGCTTAGGGCGTTGCGCCTCTGCTCACATTTTGCTGCAAGCAGAGGGCTTTAATCAATCATTTTTAGTGGGGATAAAACTCAAGAGCTGAGGGAAAAACTTTCGACTTTCTTTCGCCAATTGAACTTGTTCTTCTAATACATCTTGCAGAATTTGCTCATTGGTTAAAGGATTCGCGAGCACAACCCGAAAAACCAAGGTCTTACGACCATCGTATTTGGCCACTTCAATACGGGTACGGGAAACAAACGATTTACCATTTTCACGTTGGCGCTTTTGAATAAACTTAGTCAAACTGTCTAACTTCACATTAATTTTAAGCGCGGTTTCTTTGTCAGCAGACTCTAAGTATTGTTGCACTTCGTGCGGTACATAGCGATAGGTTAACAAACACAGTTCTGGCTCAGAAATCAGTTCAAAGTCTGGGTGCGCTTTAATCAAGTTGGCAAAGTATTTAGCCTTTTCAATGCTCTGGTCAATCAGCATTTCATAGCCAAGACGAGAAATAATATGCAAACTTGCATACACCATCATGGCCATGCCAGGGCGAGATCCTTCAAGGGTATGGCTACCCAAATCTTTTGAACCTCGACGCAAAATATAT
Encoded proteins:
- a CDS encoding ribonuclease E inhibitor RraB — encoded protein: MLRDTTKFPIDPNGNMLWSMELDGDDLQRPREIQFSVIFPSQEKALKFGNILLVNNQKLSFCPYLENPEHPWEITAYPEMPASYDNIMAYQQLLETQAKRFDGIYDGWYCPPRG
- a CDS encoding alpha/beta hydrolase family protein — translated: MFQIQFNRLTSLLAATLLCIGLNAYANETKRALTLPDIMQFNHIENATISDDGKWISYLTKQDRGNSVFHLQAVEGTEHFKIDHGIKGTLSKDGRYLAVEVSQDLLTKEQATEKEKKAFLNDLVVIDLATAKEQKFNAIEAYALSDVAGFIAFTQKRDHSKKPEDASEQEQTNHEPAQDKPEQEALFNSKRIGYDLTLVNLANQWQNKINDVDAFAFSPVDNLLVYSQSTEHGNLNGLFALNLSKETNKATDKAVDASVELQPSQILALNNSSFEHLSFSHNGRYLAFLQGDFSHKIKTREHNLHLWSVPTKTLKNIAYDSANWFISNVNKLTWSQDNERLFFGFKAQQAKPVTVDTNIASEEDLYDTKKMVAKRNLQIWHGDDALIKTNEKHQLKQDKKHFYTAVYHLDDDRLVHLADKQVRQVKASNNSHAVIGSSDLNYRKLRTWEGFFNDYYVIDLEDGRKTQIAEKLASRQVKLDDSGRYAAFYQDGDIWAYDVKRQKRINLTQDLATQFANEDHDYPSKPPGYGIAGWVKGQDAVLAYDKFDIWWLSLNPKESTCLTCDMGRVNALQFRINDFDKEQDFFKPDATLLLTSYNDEAKNYGFYSLSLDNHTLTKLREENKKFRFIAKAKESDTLLFTREDFNEYPDLWVSDLNPANGVKLTAVNPQKEQFLWGQAELVQWHSSMGVKHQGVLIKPANYVEGVKYPVVVYYYRKFSQRLYEFNQMKVNHRPNFPYYSSNGYAIFLPDVHFEVGTPGHSTNKSILPGIQKIIDMGVADKNAIGLHGHSWSGYQTLHAITQTDVFAAAVSGAPVSNMTSAYSGIRLGTGLARQFQYEQGQSRIGASLFERRDLYIENSPVFFADRINTPLLIQFGDIDDAVPWQQGIEMYLAMRRLNKNVIMLQYEGEPHHLKKYPNKVDYSIKMKEYFDHYLKGKPAPLWMTEGEPYQQAKQD